Proteins found in one Miscanthus floridulus cultivar M001 chromosome 4, ASM1932011v1, whole genome shotgun sequence genomic segment:
- the LOC136550036 gene encoding uncharacterized protein, translating into MRGDNRRRTGASSSASIASTSTMRDLQEESASASDESGDDEEVPSSSVSESDGEDAERERELERALADVPFGELQRVRADGSLARATSAAKAAAEKKARRASKKRPMEISTKVRPPKLREVIQIPKKVGRDPRFEPVHGSVDKEGFRKRYNFLFDEDFPSEKDRLQKMIKKSKDPNAIEEMKSRVTWIDKQLKSHPQKNIESEILREHIKKEREAAKSGKRPYYLKKSELRERKLMNKYNELKEAGKLDAFIERRRRKNASKDHRYMPYRRNGDDA; encoded by the exons atgagaggcgacaaccgccgccgCACGGGAGCCTCCAGCTCGGCCTCCATTGCCTCGACGTCTACCATGCGCGACCTTCAAGAAGAATCCGCCAGCGCCTCCGACGAATCGGGCGACGACGAG GAGGtcccctcgtcgtcggtgtcggagaGCGACGGAGAGGATgcggagcgggagcgggagctgGAGCGCGCGCTCGCGGACGTGCCCTTCGGAGAGCTGCAGCGCGTGAGGGCCGACGGGTCGCTGGCGCGGGCCACCTCTGCGGCCAAAGCAGCCGCGGAGAAGAAGGCTCGCAGGGCTAGCAAGAAGAG GCCCATGGAGATAAGCACGAAAGTGCGGCCACCGAAATTGAGGGAGGTGATACAGATTCCCAAGAAG GTTGGAAGGGATCCAAGATTTGAGCCCGTGCATGGATCTGTTGACAAAGAAGG GTTCAGGAAAAGATACAATTTCTTATTTGATGAAGACTTCCCTTCTGAAAAAGAT AGACTTCAAAAAATGATTAAGAAATCTAAGGACCCAAATGCCATTGAAGAAATGAAGAGTCGTGTCACATGGATT GATAAGCAGTTAAAGTCTCATCCTCAAAAGAACATTGAATCAGAAATCTTGCGTGAGCATATCAAGAAAGAGAGGGAAGCAGCAAAGTCCGGAAAACGGCCGTACTATCTGAAGAAAT CTGAACTTCGTGAAAGGAAGCTGATGAACAAGTACAATGAGCTCAAG GAGGCAGGAAAGCTTGATGCCTTCATCGAGAGGCGGCGTAGGAAGAATGCTTCCAAAGATCATCGGTACATGCCATACCGACGGAATGGAGATGATGCATAA